A stretch of DNA from Lodderomyces elongisporus chromosome 4, complete sequence:
ttcCGCGTGAGCCAATTTTCTCCGCAATTCTTCAATCACTGATGTTTCTGCACCCGAAGCAATTTGTCGAGCAATTTCTCGTTTTGAATGAAGTATCGTCGAGGTCAAGTCTGTTCGTGCAATCAAAAACACTTTGATTCTGTCAAATGGCGCTGTACATGTTCTAGATACTACTCCTGCCAATCCACCAGCTAAGAAAAAGCCAAACCCGTTAAGGAATTGACTAACAAGCGTCACATCACCATCCGAACTGACATCGTATTCATCCACTATAAACGTATATGCAGTTTTTATCCTTGAGCCATGCAATCGGGGCATCAAGATCAAGAATTCTCGAAACTCATCGTACGTGATATACCCATCATTTTTGTAGTCAATTTGCTTAAATAGTAGATCTGTATTCACTTGACTGGTTTTTAGGTTCAAGTTTTCCTTCAAATATTTTACAAAGTCCGACTTGTTCAACTTCCCATCGTTGTCTGCGTCTATTTTGTTGAACCCTTTCAAGATTTGATCATCCGTTTGATTTAAATATCGCTTGAAATCGTTGAAATCGATAACTTTATCCTTGTCCCCATCAAATGAGTCAAATACTGTCCGAAGCATCTCCTTGTTCTCGCTCATCGGGTGGTTGAGCTTCTTCATTGCTCTGGTAAAGTCACTAAATGTGATCTGGCCCGTCTGCTCAACGTCTAATTTCTTGAATAGAGCCTCATAGTCATTGGGCTTTGCTGGTATCACAATGTCCTTAGAATACCCTTCATTTTGATTTGAGTCATTATGGATATATGCAGAGATTGACGTTATGTTTCGAGTCATTCTGTGTGgtattcttttcaatacaaaaaaaaaaggtaattGGCTTTTTGTCGATGACTATTGGCTGAAGTAGTTGAAATTAAaacccccaaaaaaaaagaacagattttttttttttaaaaaaataaaaaataaaattgtaaagtactaaacaataatattttttttttttttggagtttggaaaattaaaactgaaaaaaaaaaacaaaaaacaaaacactaAATAACAAATAACGAATTGATAAAGCAAATGATAATATAAATGGGTAAGTGTTTGTCGCTATAATGTACAATGCTATTTATAAGTTATGATAATGGTCTATAGGCATTCCTTTCGATAGTATCTGTATAATGAGAACTGTATTGGAGTCTGCTTTTttaaccttttttttccctttttcctttttttttttttctttttttctttttttctgtttctattttgtttgcaTTAAGAAATATATGGCACAAGATAGTTATGAATGGCCGACAATGGCCTGTTTCTCTGAAAAAATGTGTGGATCCGGGGACGttagagaaagagaaagagagagagagagagagagagagagagagaagaaaagaggggATGCGAGGGACGGaaaagaggagaagaagggaagaagagaagatgTCATTTCTTCTCaaaaagttttgttttgtaccACCAGCAGTATCGTTGACACCCTCACCGGTACCCATAAGCGAGGGAACCTGTGAAAAGATGTCTACCTCCCTTTCCGTCTAGATCACCACACCAGTAGTAGCAATTCTTAGCGAGGCAGAATctcaaaaggaaaaaagataaagaaacgGAATATGAACAAGCTACAGAGATGGTTataatatacatatatatatatatatatatagtatATACGTACATGTATCTAAATATGTTTAAACAAAACTAGTGGTTTCTATCAGCAGTTCGTGGCTTGGCACGGATGATGTTGTCGACTCTCAACAATACCTCAGCTGCCTCTGTTGCCGAGTTCACCACTGCCTTCTTCAATTTATAACTCTCAACAATTCCCAAATCTCTCATATCTGCTACTGTACCATTATTCAAGTCCAACCCCGAGGATGACAAACCATTGTAAATGGCGGATCTTAATTTCGTCACCAACTCACTTGAATCGTATCCTGCATTATCTGCCAAGATGGTGGGTAGTTGTCTTAAAGCCTTGCTAAATGCTTCAATGGCAAGTGCCTTTTTGCCAGTTTCATTTGCTGCCGCCTGGTCTACTGCCTTGGCCATAATCATTTCTGCGCATCCACCACCAAGCACGGTTTTAGTGTCTCTTGTTGTTTGGGACAATACGGATAATGCATCGTGTAGAGAACGATCGGCCTCCTCCAATACATGATCGGTAGCCCCACGCAACACCACGGTACATGCTTCACCTGCAGCTACCCCAGAGAACTTCAAAAACGTATCCTCACCAATAAAGATCTCTTCGATTGAATCACAGTATCCAAGCTTGACAGAGTCTGGGTTATCAAAAGTACTCACCACTTCACCGCCTGTCACCAAAGCCAACCTCTCAACTCCATCGAAATCGGCATGCTCTATTGAGTTAATCTTGGCATCAGTAAAGAGCTGCTCGGGATAGTCGTATATGAGCTGACGATTGATAAATACATTGATGTCGAATTTCTTGATTTTATCCACcttatttttcatcttcaacttctCGGCTTTCTCCAACTCGGCCAATTTCGAAGTCGAGTCTACTTTAAACTTGGCTCCAAAAATCTTGACTTTATCCGTATCCATTGATGTATTGGCGATCAAGATTTTGGCATTTTCGATTTTCTTGGGCTGACCAATaccaaatttcttttccaaaataaAACCTTCATCGAGATACGAGTCTGAAAGTTTGCCACCAACTTTCTTAATTATTTGGATAttgttcaaatttgtcGATCCTTTTAACCGGAGAATGGCGTCTACAGCcaaatttgcaaaatacTCTTTGTCTTGAGATAAGATCTTCGACGAGAGGGTGGTCTTTGCAATATTTAAAAGATCTTGCCTAAACTTCTCTTGATTGTTACCATTGTTTACCGCGTTCTTGTCCAATGCTTCAATAGCGTGTTTTCGTGCAATTCGAAAACCTTCTATAATGGTTTGAGGATGTATGTTTTGGTCAATTAACTTTTCACTTTCTCTCAAGAGCTCAGCACTCAAAACAGTCACCGAGGTGGTACCATCTCCGACTTCGTCGTCTTGGACTTTTGAAATGTTCACCAACACTTTTGCAGCTGGGTTTTCAAATGGGATGGATTTCAAGATAGTGGCACCATCATTGGTGACAATCGAGTGATCAGGATTGCTTGCGCTTTGCAACAATTTGTCCATACCCTTTGGGCCAAGCGTTGACTTCACCAAATCACCGACAGCGATTGCACCAACAAATGCTGCCATACGTGCATTTTCACCTCTATCTTCTTCAACCTGATCCTTGAATATCTGAACtgacattgttgttgttgttgttgtcgttgttgttgtagggTTATTATTAGGACAGACGAGTGTATAAAAAGGATCacactttctctttctttctttctttctttttttctttctatctttcttctcttggtgtcctttttttttttttcttcattattattaataataataatactaaGAGAATTGTCGCGCTAGCGGTGATTTCTCAATGGCAGTTGTAAATAAATCCAAATCAATGTTCTTGAATCTTCTGCAAGGTTTCCCAAAGGACATCACGAAGAGGTCGTGTTTATGatgaccaaaaaaataataaaataaaaatacagaaagatgaagaaaggGAACAAGAATGGGAACTGTAATAAGTGCAGTTTACCAATACAATATAATGTATCCACACAGAGATCGATACCTCCATGCCTAGGCAGTGGTGATaatcatatatatatatatgcaaCTATTATTCACTCAATTGAaacctttctttttatctttgGATTGTTGCGTTTAGTATTACCAATGGATTTCGAtttaatagaaaaagtggtattgtatttttttttacgcAAGTCCTTGATTCTGTCCTTGCTTTCCATTCAGGGTTTGATCGAATTGGCTTTTGGTCAAAGACTAATTCTCTCCTTTTTATCTCTTTAGTTCTTTCCATTCCTTTTCATTCCTTTTcgtttctttccttttcgtttctttctcttttttttccgattaacaaaatcaattttttttatttttttcattcgaAATTAAAGGATAATAGAAGACAAAAATACCCAATATGTACTCAACTCACTCCTTGAGCATGGTAATCTACCCTGTATGTTTCTCAATCTATAAGGTTATAAATCTATTTTAATTGAAAGTGTAATTTGCAACAAATTCATGGATACGATTTTGTACCCTTTTAGATTTGGATTCAAGGTTTGAGgtaaaggtaaaaaaaaattggtcACTTGAATACCAAACACAAGCGGAAGAAACGCTTCTTTCATGAATCATTCGTCACTTCCTTAGAACAAGAGAATATTGAAGTAGAGGAGAAAAGGAGTTCAGTTCAGTGAAATTAACAATATCTAAGGGTAAACgcgtttcctttttctctattGTTATCCTCTTTGACCTCCCAAAATTCAAATCTTAAGAAGTTATGGTTTGTAGATCATTCGTTTTGGTATAGTCCTGAAATTCTGCCAGGGCTTAACTGGaattcaaaaaacaaaaaaaaaaacatttaaCCTTTCCCTATTCACACCTGTTCAAATTGtctttgttgattttgatgattttattgtcttttttattgtgtttatttttttttttttttacaaaaattcGGCCTCGTCAACGTCATTAAGTTGTTTTAAATGGTTTCCACATAATAAGAGCAGCTAATTGAAtgagagaaggaaaattaGTGACACGAAGTGTGAAGTAGACGAGCATTGTGGCTG
This window harbors:
- the CCT2 gene encoding T-complex protein 1 subunit beta; the protein is MSVQIFKDQVEEDRGENARMAAFVGAIAVGDLVKSTLGPKGMDKLLQSASNPDHSIVTNDGATILKSIPFENPAAKVLVNISKVQDDEVGDGTTSVTVLSAELLRESEKLIDQNIHPQTIIEGFRIARKHAIEALDKNAVNNGNNQEKFRQDLLNIAKTTLSSKILSQDKEYFANLAVDAILRLKGSTNLNNIQIIKKVGGKLSDSYLDEGFILEKKFGIGQPKKIENAKILIANTSMDTDKVKIFGAKFKVDSTSKLAELEKAEKLKMKNKVDKIKKFDINVFINRQLIYDYPEQLFTDAKINSIEHADFDGVERLALVTGGEVVSTFDNPDSVKLGYCDSIEEIFIGEDTFLKFSGVAAGEACTVVLRGATDHVLEEADRSLHDALSVLSQTTRDTKTVLGGGCAEMIMAKAVDQAAANETGKKALAIEAFSKALRQLPTILADNAGYDSSELVTKLRSAIYNGLSSSGLDLNNGTVADMRDLGIVESYKLKKAVVNSATEAAEVLLRVDNIIRAKPRTADRNH